AATACTTTGCAATCTGATCTACTATTGATCAACTATTCACATAATGCTACGGTGGTGAAAGGCCTCAAGCAGAGAGCGTGGAGTGGTGATTCGCCATATCACTTAAACAGACCACCCAAAAATCCTCAGGGTTCGAAAATCCAGCTACCGGACATTCACCCTATCAAATGGAACAATGTTCCTGGATTAGAAAGTGTTGTAATAAACTGCTTCGTTAGAGaggcaaaagaaaatcaattgTTTGCTATCACCGCGGCTTTACAATTACAACAAATTACTGGAAGTAAACCTCATCCAATCTTCTCCAAAAACGATGTTCCAACTTGGAAATTGAGAAAGGGTCATCAGATGGGAGCCAAAGTCGAACTAAAGGGAAAAGAGATGTCACAGTTTTTGAGCACATTGACGGAGATCGTCTTACCAAGAATTAGGGAATACAGAGGTATAAACAACCAATCCGGGAATAGATTTGGTGGGATAAGTTTTGGCTTAACTGCTGAAgatatcaaattttttcctGAAATTGATGCAAATCAAGACTCATGGCCCAAGACATTTGGTATGCACataaatataaatactTCTGCTCAATTAGACTTCCAAGCAAGAACTTTGTTAAGTGGATTCCAGTTCCCATTTTTCGGAGAAGAGAAATGAGGAATAAAATCTGATGCTTTTATCAATATCTAATGACGcccaataataaaaacgCAAAAAAACGCATATATAGTTTTCCAATTTCTCAtgtaaatataaaaatgtaTAAGGTAATATCTTTATCTACTTTGTAGTCATAACCCCCGTAGGCTTCGAATAAGCCTCTGAAAGTACTATAGATTTGACACCTCTTAAACTAAACTACTCTGTATAAAGAATTTTAGGAAAGATAATGTACATATAAAAGTGAACAC
The Saccharomyces mikatae IFO 1815 strain IFO1815 genome assembly, chromosome: 4 genome window above contains:
- the MRPL7 gene encoding mitochondrial 54S ribosomal protein uL5m (similar to Saccharomyces cerevisiae MRPL7 (YDR237W); ancestral locus Anc_8.461) → MQRFTLVTHRSFSSSFVRTKSACSLVKPVHHLVKIDKSKLSPRFPELKYDKNDIRSPGFKPKDTHADRLNDHYLNTLQSDLLLINYSHNATVVKGLKQRAWSGDSPYHLNRPPKNPQGSKIQLPDIHPIKWNNVPGLESVVINCFVREAKENQLFAITAALQLQQITGSKPHPIFSKNDVPTWKLRKGHQMGAKVELKGKEMSQFLSTLTEIVLPRIREYRGINNQSGNRFGGISFGLTAEDIKFFPEIDANQDSWPKTFGMHININTSAQLDFQARTLLSGFQFPFFGEEK